GCACACCCATAACGGCAACTCGTACCCGGTCATTGGCGCCCGGTATATTCCGGGTGCTCTGGGCCTGCAAGTTATTCAACCCTGCAAATGTGATTCCGGCAGTACCTACTGCTACTTTTTTTAAGAAATCTCGTCGTGATTGTTCCATGATTTATTTTTTGATTCTTTTATATCGAGCAATTTAATTTTAATTAACCAATACATTCCCTCAGTTTGTCGACCCAAACCGGTATGTCCTCGTAGGGAGCATCCTCTTCATATTCAAGGGAAACATATCTTCTGTATCCTTCATTCTTGAGCATACGAATGACTCTTTCCGGATCAGTGGAGATGGATCTGCCTCCCTCAACCGTTGATCTTACATTTACTTTCAACTGAACAACCACGGCATAGGGTGCAACTTCCGCCATTTGTTTGTACCAGTTATCAGCAAAATTTCCTGTATCCAGGTTGGCGCCAAACCAGGGAGAATCTATCTCCTGGATGATCTTTATCACCTGTTCGGAAGTGGTCGGAAAACCACCATGGTTTTCAATGGCCAAAACAATGCCCTTTTGACTTGCATAGTCAACACATTCCTTCATATTGGGGATAACCCAGTCATAGGCATCCTTTTCGGTATAACCCTCAGGTATGTGTCCACCACCAAAAACCCTGATGGAAGGAGCTCCCAGTATAGCAGCCTTATCTACCCAGTATTTAACATCTTCCACCTGTTTCTTTCTTTCTCCTTCATCCGGTGTAATAAAATCATTTCCAATGGCTGTTCCACTGATATCCAGACCCAGATGGAAACACTTGTTTCTCAGATCCAGTAAATATGAATCCTCTTCGGATTCAAAGAAATAGGACGTTGGCTCTGTGCCATCCAGCCCGAGCTTATCGCAGTAATCAATGAACTCTGTCATGGTCAGCTTGTCATTTCTGAAATGATTAACAAAAGAATAGGCTGACAAGCTAAGCTTAATCCTTGAATCATTGATTTTTGCTGTGTTGGAAGAGGCAAAAAGGGTTCCCGGATTAAATGCAGTAAGGCCTGCGCCTAACGCACTCAGCTTTAGGAATGATCGACGTGTAAAAGAATTATTACTCATAATAATTTAAATTTAATAAGTTTTTAATAAAGTTGAAAAATATGAAATCAAAATGAAGATATCAAGCCTAAATCCAATTATTCTGGTATAAGCCCTTTATTCAAACTGCTTCACGTATTCCAGGAATTTTTTTGCAGTATTATCCAGATTTTCAACAGAGCCTCCTCCTTTCAGCACTTCACACATTTCATAAACCAAATATCCCTGGTA
This is a stretch of genomic DNA from Bacteroidales bacterium. It encodes these proteins:
- a CDS encoding TIM barrel protein, with translation MSNNSFTRRSFLKLSALGAGLTAFNPGTLFASSNTAKINDSRIKLSLSAYSFVNHFRNDKLTMTEFIDYCDKLGLDGTEPTSYFFESEEDSYLLDLRNKCFHLGLDISGTAIGNDFITPDEGERKKQVEDVKYWVDKAAILGAPSIRVFGGGHIPEGYTEKDAYDWVIPNMKECVDYASQKGIVLAIENHGGFPTTSEQVIKIIQEIDSPWFGANLDTGNFADNWYKQMAEVAPYAVVVQLKVNVRSTVEGGRSISTDPERVIRMLKNEGYRRYVSLEYEEDAPYEDIPVWVDKLRECIG